A genome region from Microbacterium profundi includes the following:
- the nudC gene encoding NAD(+) diphosphatase: MTVRRALFDRAAHLRDEPGILEALRASGDVRVIVVRDGRVRIDDGVLVAVAADEVAEAQWALLGRHSDTGPLLLAVEAVSSDSIDAAPAETWLGLRDAGGLLDPESTELLVESIALAGWLTDARFCAKCGSDTELRQGGWSRRCSACQHDIFPRTDPAVIVAVESEDGERLLLGANANWHGRMYSCFAGFVEAGESLELTVHREIEEEAGVRLDSVRYIGSQPWPYPRSLMVGFRATASDERRARPDGEEIIDVRWFTREEIGSALDGDGPVGLPGPASIARSLIQGWYEDRAPGALNERAPE, from the coding sequence ATGACTGTCCGCCGTGCCTTGTTCGACCGGGCCGCGCATCTGCGCGACGAGCCGGGGATCCTCGAGGCGCTGCGCGCATCCGGTGATGTCCGCGTGATCGTCGTGCGCGACGGCCGCGTCCGGATCGATGACGGCGTGCTGGTCGCAGTCGCGGCAGACGAGGTGGCAGAGGCGCAATGGGCTCTGCTCGGCAGGCACAGCGACACGGGTCCTCTTCTCCTCGCTGTGGAGGCCGTGTCCTCCGACTCGATCGATGCGGCACCGGCGGAGACCTGGCTCGGACTGCGCGATGCCGGTGGCCTTCTCGACCCCGAGAGCACAGAGCTCCTCGTCGAATCGATCGCACTCGCCGGGTGGCTGACCGACGCGCGCTTCTGCGCGAAGTGTGGATCCGACACCGAGCTGCGTCAGGGCGGATGGTCGCGCAGGTGCAGCGCCTGCCAGCACGACATCTTCCCGCGCACGGACCCTGCGGTGATCGTCGCGGTCGAGAGCGAGGACGGCGAGAGGCTGCTGCTCGGTGCGAACGCGAACTGGCATGGTCGGATGTACTCCTGCTTCGCCGGCTTCGTGGAGGCCGGCGAATCGCTCGAGCTGACGGTGCACCGCGAGATCGAGGAGGAGGCCGGAGTACGGCTCGACTCCGTCCGCTACATCGGTTCTCAGCCGTGGCCGTACCCGCGTTCCCTCATGGTCGGATTCCGCGCGACAGCATCCGACGAGCGCCGCGCACGCCCCGACGGCGAGGAGATCATCGACGTGCGCTGGTTCACGCGCGAAGAAATCGGCAGCGCGCTCGACGGCGACGGCCCGGTGGGCCTGCCAGGGCCGGCGTCCATCGCGAGATCGCTCATCCAGGGCTGGTACGAGGATCGGGCGCCGGGTGCACTGAACGAACGGGCCCCCGAGTGA
- a CDS encoding phosphotransferase: protein MARSPFTLAAAVTAALSGAEVVGARTLTADGDGRFDSAVVTLADGRELAIRVGDDDETARELASESLALRALTAGARAMLPFRAPEYVGETRLADGRALVTELLPGFQIEASHVPAGRGAAESMGASIAAVHALPASVVRSAGLTARSAEEAREEVRQLVDRAAATGRVPARLTVRWREAVEDDDLWRFESAVTLGGVQATSFLFEDDPDAGPSVIGLVHWHGLALGDPAVDLAWLSSASDAAGDVHASYAQASDRAPDGALALRARLLAELEFARWLVHGDALHRSDIVDDAAGLLEALSEGLRENDLSVIAQRSEGVDSAMDALGRVPETASTHVNTAMETDAYNPRDLLPGEDDAVADAPVGGRAEDGRVAGGDVYVGDSTEDLSDLADSDLLPHPVADPVEAPPRTEPHPSTGSGSGSRPGSGSRPGNDSRPGSDDADPADEAQRAARAALQRWTNSSSE from the coding sequence ATGGCACGGTCTCCCTTTACTCTAGCGGCGGCGGTCACAGCCGCACTGTCCGGGGCGGAGGTCGTCGGGGCGCGAACTCTGACAGCCGACGGCGACGGTCGGTTCGACTCAGCGGTCGTCACACTCGCCGATGGGCGCGAACTCGCGATCCGCGTCGGCGACGACGACGAGACGGCGCGCGAGCTCGCCTCCGAGTCGCTCGCGCTGCGCGCGCTGACCGCGGGTGCACGCGCCATGCTGCCCTTCCGAGCACCGGAATACGTCGGCGAGACGCGTCTCGCCGACGGTCGCGCACTCGTGACCGAACTGCTGCCCGGATTCCAGATCGAAGCGTCCCATGTGCCGGCAGGTCGCGGAGCGGCAGAGTCGATGGGGGCATCGATCGCTGCAGTGCACGCGCTGCCCGCATCCGTGGTGCGCAGCGCCGGACTCACCGCCCGCAGTGCGGAGGAAGCCAGGGAAGAAGTCCGCCAACTCGTCGATCGCGCCGCGGCGACCGGGCGCGTCCCCGCACGCCTCACTGTCCGCTGGCGCGAGGCCGTGGAGGACGACGATCTCTGGCGCTTCGAATCCGCCGTGACACTGGGCGGCGTGCAGGCGACGTCGTTCCTGTTCGAAGACGACCCCGATGCCGGCCCGTCCGTGATCGGCCTCGTGCACTGGCACGGACTCGCGCTCGGGGATCCCGCAGTCGACCTCGCCTGGCTCTCGTCCGCATCGGATGCCGCCGGCGATGTGCACGCGTCATACGCACAGGCCTCGGACCGAGCGCCCGATGGCGCGCTGGCACTGCGGGCACGGCTGCTGGCCGAGCTCGAGTTCGCGCGCTGGCTGGTGCACGGCGATGCGCTGCACCGCAGCGACATCGTGGACGACGCGGCAGGGCTGCTCGAAGCCCTGTCGGAAGGACTCCGCGAGAACGATCTGTCTGTGATCGCTCAGCGCAGCGAGGGCGTCGACTCCGCCATGGACGCGCTGGGGCGAGTGCCCGAGACAGCGTCGACGCACGTGAACACCGCCATGGAGACCGACGCGTACAACCCGCGGGATCTGCTCCCCGGCGAGGATGACGCGGTCGCCGACGCACCTGTCGGTGGTCGTGCCGAAGATGGTCGCGTCGCAGGGGGTGACGTCTACGTGGGCGATTCCACCGAGGATCTCAGCGATCTCGCTGATTCCGACCTGCTGCCTCACCCGGTCGCTGACCCTGTCGAAGCGCCCCCGCGAACCGAGCCGCACCCTTCGACAGGCTCAGGGAGCGGCTCCCGTCCAGGGAGCGGCTCCCGTCCAGGGAACGACTCCCGTCCAGGGAGCGACGACGCCGACCCCGCGGATGAGGCTCAGCGCGCCGCGCGCGCCGCGCTCCAGCGCTGGACCAACTCCTCCTCCGAATAG
- a CDS encoding ATP-dependent DNA helicase gives MTSWNAQGPGLSALEVAAALGQPPPTTAQQRVIEAPPTPALVVAGAGSGKTETMSGRVVWLVANGHVRRDEILGLTFTRKAAGELAERIAARLAVIDEYGQRGLLPHVPEIIAAGMLRRVDEASPGAQRSLVRSQVLGELAEHFETGWDPTSPRTAEDLMIRPRVSTYNAFADSIVREHAPRIGRDPDVAMLSQAGSWMLAREVVLRADLPELEGIEYAVGTVVDAVQRLAGDALDHRADLERAERIALEHAVAFAPYRSNADIAKVADNLLALPTLTALVRAYIAEKQRRGVLDFADQVSGAYDIVEASPDVRADLREQHRVVLLDEYQDTSVIQTQFLAEVFRDSAVMAVGDPHQSIYGWRGASADNLYAFARTFARDTAPADFSLMTSWRNDSTILDVANRVLEPLRRPGLDVPPLEPRPGAGTGAVGIRYPLTVHDEAAEVAEWFAERRAVYATSARAGASPHTGAVLFRSKRHMQTFAEALAARGIPHRILGLGGLLTTPEVVDVVSTLRVLHDPNAGSALIRLLVGPRFGVGLADMGALYDLASELSRRDSGLLPLPDELRARIRSSRGADEAVSIVDAVDVVRGLRDDYRLIERITEEGRARIRAAGEMLERLRRASAQPIPELIRLIEIELRLDIELASNETRGPARVAATQLRAFADEVRAFLTADDRGTIGSLLAWLDKAESTDELMPRPEPPEPGVVQLLTIHGSKGLEWDAVAVVRFVEGELPSRPTDTSGWFGFGVLPFALRGDSAALPHFQWDPPADADLDPQKRLKAGVASLTSRSKSGPGALTVFKDAYREYQQQEERRLAYVAITRARTDLLLTGAHWAGQKSPREASPYLCEAIDVLGLDAIAAVDDDENPYAGEGKTSVWPLDPLGGRRAVVESAAARVRAVEGEPVASVQLGRLLAERAERQRGIRAEPPARVPASKFKDYVTDFDGTVRALSRPMPERPYRQTRLGTLFHAWVEHRSGLVGAGAGPESALWDSDEEQPDQWSVSAADEADLARLREIFEGSEWATRQPIAVEIEIDFALGSGSTDLSTPEPVAGAVGEGHIVICKLDAVYRREDRGGRIEIVDWKTGKAPRNASEREERMLQLALYRLAYHRRFAVPLDEIDVALYYVGDDLVIRGDRVYSEEELVQRWSAARAAR, from the coding sequence GACCTTCACCCGCAAGGCCGCAGGCGAGCTGGCCGAACGCATCGCCGCGCGGCTCGCGGTGATCGACGAATACGGCCAGCGCGGCCTGCTCCCGCACGTCCCGGAGATCATCGCCGCCGGGATGCTGAGACGCGTCGACGAGGCATCTCCTGGCGCACAGCGTTCGCTGGTGCGCTCGCAGGTCCTCGGCGAGCTCGCCGAGCACTTCGAGACCGGATGGGATCCGACCTCGCCGCGGACGGCGGAGGATCTGATGATCCGCCCCCGCGTCTCGACGTACAACGCGTTCGCCGACTCGATCGTGCGCGAGCATGCGCCCCGGATCGGCCGTGACCCAGACGTCGCCATGCTGAGCCAGGCTGGGTCCTGGATGCTGGCGCGCGAGGTCGTGCTGCGGGCCGACCTGCCGGAGCTGGAGGGCATCGAGTACGCCGTCGGCACAGTCGTCGACGCGGTGCAGCGGCTCGCCGGCGACGCGCTCGACCACCGAGCCGATCTGGAGAGGGCGGAGCGGATCGCGCTCGAGCATGCGGTCGCCTTCGCGCCGTATCGCAGCAACGCCGACATCGCGAAGGTCGCCGACAACCTGCTCGCGCTGCCCACGCTCACCGCGCTCGTGCGGGCGTACATCGCCGAGAAGCAGCGCAGGGGTGTGCTCGACTTCGCAGATCAGGTGAGCGGCGCCTACGACATCGTGGAAGCATCACCCGATGTGCGCGCCGACCTGCGCGAGCAGCATCGGGTGGTGCTGCTGGACGAATATCAGGACACCTCGGTGATCCAGACGCAGTTCCTCGCCGAAGTGTTCCGGGACTCGGCCGTCATGGCGGTCGGCGACCCGCACCAGTCGATCTACGGCTGGCGCGGTGCGAGCGCCGACAACCTCTACGCGTTCGCGCGCACTTTCGCCCGCGATACGGCGCCTGCGGACTTCAGCCTCATGACGAGCTGGCGCAACGACAGCACCATTCTCGACGTGGCCAATCGGGTGCTCGAGCCGCTTCGACGCCCCGGACTCGACGTCCCGCCGCTCGAGCCGCGCCCCGGCGCGGGGACCGGCGCGGTCGGCATCCGGTACCCGCTCACTGTGCATGACGAGGCGGCTGAGGTGGCGGAGTGGTTCGCCGAGCGGCGAGCGGTATACGCGACATCGGCGCGCGCGGGGGCGTCACCCCACACGGGGGCTGTCCTGTTCCGATCCAAGCGTCACATGCAGACCTTCGCCGAGGCGCTCGCGGCGCGGGGCATCCCGCACCGCATCCTCGGCCTCGGCGGTCTACTGACCACGCCGGAGGTGGTCGATGTGGTGTCCACGCTGCGTGTCCTCCACGATCCGAACGCGGGCTCCGCGCTCATCCGACTGCTCGTAGGGCCGAGGTTCGGCGTCGGCCTCGCCGACATGGGTGCGCTGTACGACCTCGCCTCGGAACTGTCCAGACGTGACAGCGGACTGCTGCCGCTGCCCGACGAGCTGCGCGCGCGCATCCGCTCCTCACGGGGCGCCGACGAAGCCGTGTCGATCGTGGATGCCGTCGATGTGGTGCGCGGGCTCCGCGACGACTATCGACTCATCGAACGCATCACCGAAGAGGGGCGGGCGCGGATACGCGCGGCGGGTGAGATGCTCGAGCGCCTGCGTCGTGCGTCGGCGCAACCGATTCCGGAGCTCATCCGCCTGATCGAGATCGAACTCCGACTCGACATCGAACTCGCCTCCAACGAGACCCGCGGACCCGCCCGCGTCGCGGCGACGCAGCTGCGCGCCTTCGCGGACGAGGTGCGTGCGTTCCTCACCGCCGACGACCGCGGCACGATCGGGTCGCTGCTGGCGTGGCTCGACAAGGCCGAGAGCACGGATGAGCTGATGCCCCGGCCGGAGCCCCCCGAGCCGGGCGTCGTCCAGCTGCTCACGATCCACGGCTCCAAGGGACTCGAATGGGATGCCGTCGCCGTGGTGCGGTTCGTCGAGGGAGAGCTTCCCTCTCGTCCCACCGACACGTCGGGCTGGTTCGGATTCGGTGTGCTGCCCTTCGCACTGCGTGGCGACAGCGCCGCGCTGCCGCACTTCCAGTGGGATCCGCCGGCGGATGCCGACCTCGATCCGCAGAAGCGGCTCAAGGCGGGCGTGGCATCTCTGACGAGCAGGAGCAAGTCCGGCCCCGGCGCACTCACGGTGTTCAAGGACGCCTACCGCGAGTACCAGCAGCAGGAGGAGCGCCGGCTCGCATACGTGGCGATCACCCGTGCGCGCACCGATCTGCTTCTGACCGGAGCGCACTGGGCGGGGCAGAAGAGCCCTCGTGAGGCGAGCCCGTATCTGTGCGAGGCCATCGACGTGCTGGGGCTCGATGCGATCGCAGCGGTCGACGATGACGAGAACCCGTACGCGGGGGAGGGAAAGACCAGTGTCTGGCCGCTGGATCCTCTGGGCGGCCGTCGTGCGGTGGTCGAGTCCGCTGCCGCGCGCGTGCGCGCCGTCGAGGGAGAGCCGGTTGCCTCCGTGCAGCTGGGACGACTGCTCGCCGAGCGCGCCGAACGTCAGCGCGGCATCCGCGCGGAACCGCCTGCGCGCGTGCCTGCATCGAAGTTCAAGGACTACGTGACCGACTTCGACGGCACGGTGCGTGCCCTGAGCAGACCCATGCCGGAGCGGCCGTACCGGCAGACGCGCCTCGGCACGCTGTTCCACGCCTGGGTGGAGCATCGGTCGGGGCTGGTCGGAGCCGGTGCCGGTCCCGAGAGCGCCTTATGGGACTCCGACGAGGAGCAGCCCGACCAGTGGAGCGTGTCGGCCGCCGATGAGGCCGACCTCGCGCGTCTGCGCGAGATCTTCGAGGGGAGCGAATGGGCGACGCGCCAGCCGATCGCCGTCGAGATCGAGATCGACTTCGCTCTGGGTTCCGGCTCTACCGACCTTTCGACCCCTGAGCCCGTCGCAGGGGCGGTGGGCGAGGGTCACATCGTCATCTGCAAGCTGGATGCCGTGTACCGCCGCGAGGATCGCGGCGGACGTATCGAGATCGTCGACTGGAAGACCGGCAAGGCACCGCGCAACGCCTCGGAACGCGAAGAGCGGATGCTGCAGCTCGCGCTGTATCGCCTCGCCTATCACCGCCGCTTCGCAGTGCCGCTCGACGAGATCGACGTCGCGCTGTACTACGTCGGTGACGATCTCGTCATCCGTGGCGACCGGGTCTATTCGGAGGAGGAGTTGGTCCAGCGCTGGAGCGCGGCGCGCGCGGCGCGCTGA